A segment of the Gemmatimonadota bacterium genome:
CTACTTCGGACTGCTGCTCCGTGACGGCGAGCCCAGTCGCATCCGTCGCAGCATCCTGCACCGGGAAGGCCGGATCGACCAGGACGACCGTGTCATCATCGCTCTGGATTCCTACCTGGACCGGCGCAACGCCTACATCTTCGAGCTCAACCCCTTCGGCACCCAGGGCGATGCGCTCATCTCGGACGAGAGCATGACCCTCTCGGACTGGGACTGGGAAGGGGTCTACCGTTCTGAAGGCCGCGTGACCGATGAGGGTTGGGTGCTCGAGGTGGAGGTTCCCTTCACCACGCTTCGCTTCAGCGAGGACGAGACGCCCGAGATGGGGATCGCTTTCTATCGGTCCATCCGTCGCAAGAATGAAGAGGTGACCTGGCCGCACATCGGTCAGCAGTATCGCTCGGGAATCTTCCAGGTCTCACGCTATGCGACGCTCGTCGGGCTGGAATCCCTGCAGCGGGCGCGGCACGTCGAGGTCAAGCCCTACGCGATCGGGGGCCGTCAGAGTCTCGCCGGGACGCAGACCGAGACGCTCTCCGATGCCGGCGTCGACGTGAAGTACGGGATCACCTCCAGCCTCACGCTGGATCTGACGCTCAACCCGGACTTCGCCCAGGTCGAAGCCGACAACGTCCAGATCAACCTGACCCGCTTCAGTCTGTTCTTCCCCGAGAAACGCGAGTTCTTCCTGGAACGCCAGGGACTTTTCCAGTTCGGGGACGCGAGGGAGACGGAGGCCTTCTTCAGTCGCAGGATCGGCCTACCCAACGACATCCGCGGCGGAGGGCGGGTCACCGGACAGATTGGGCGGCTCTCGATCGGAGCATTGGCCCTGGGTACCGCCGATGCGACCGATGCCAGCGGCGCTCCCCTGCCCGGGGGCGTGAACTCGGTGGTACGGCTACGCGCCGATGTGCTGCCACGCACCACGGTCGGAGGGATCTTCACGACGTTGGAGTCGGATGCAGGCTACAACCGTCTGGGTGGCGGCGATCTCCAGATGCGCTTCGCGGGGTCCAGCTCGTTCGATGGCTGGTTCGCGCGAGTGTGGCACGGCCAGGGAAGCCCGAGTTCGGCAGGGAGCGCCCAGTTGGATCTCCGTAGCGCCACGGCCTCGGCAGGCGCGGGGTTCACCAGCGTGGACTCGGACTACGACCCCGCGCTCGGGTTCGTGCGCCGGCGCGACATGCGCCGGGTCGACGGAAGCGCAGCCTGGTTTCCGCGATTCGAGTCGAGCCGCTGGGCACGGCGAATGACCATGGCCGTCACGGGTGAGTACATCACGGGGCAGGATGGCGACGAACAGAGCACGAGCCTGCTCTCACACAACATGCTGACCTTCCAGAGCGGGGACTGGCTCATGCTGAACGTGCGTCGGCGCACGGAGATCCTCGAGTCCGCGGCCTCCATCCAGGGGCGCCAGCTGGAGGTGGGCGACTACAGCTTCACGAGCGCCGACGTGAGCTTCCGCACCAACGAGAGCCGAAACTGGTCGGGCACCGGCGGATTCACCTTCGGGCAGTTCTGGAGCGGTACGCGCCAGGAGCTGACGGGCGGCGTCACCTGGAAGACCGGCCCCCACCTCACGGTTGGCGTGAGTGCCACGCGCAACCAGATCGACCTTCCGGTGGAGGACGGCGAGTTTTCCACGACCGTGTTGGGCGTCAATCTGTTGGGCGCGCTCAGCCGCAGCCTCTTCGCCAATGCCTTGATCCAATACGACGACGTCTCCGATGTGCTCCAGGCGAACGTGCGCATCGACTGGATCCATACGCCCGGTAGCGACCTCTTCGTGGTGTTCGACACCGGATATCGGACGGGCGACGCCCTGGACCCTCGGGAGAGCCGCTGGGCGCGTCGCACGGGTGTGGTGAAGCTGACCTATCTGAAGGCCTTTTGAACGCCCGCTCCGCCCTCGGCCTCTGCGGCTCGCTCGCGCGCGGAGGCCGGCTCGGTCACTGCGGACGGGGCCGGGTGGCCCCACTCCCCCAGGGACTTAGCTTTCCTTCGTGAGCCGCAACCAGACCGATCTGTTCTCGGGCGAAAACGCCGCCCTCGAGCCGTCCGCGGTGGGGTCCGCGCCGGTCGAGCCCCTTTTGAGGGAGCTCGCTGCCACGCTCCCGCCCGGCCTGCGCATGGGCACCTCCTCCTGGTCGTTCCCGGGCTGGGCCGGGATCGTATACGCGGAACGCGCCCCGGAGGCACTGCTGGCGCGGAAGGGCCTGGAGCCGTATGCCCGCCACCCTCTGCTGCGCGCCGTGGGCATCGACCGCACCTACTACGAGCCCATTCCCGCGGTGACCTTCCGTGAGTACGGGGATGCCGTGCCCTCCGGGTTTCGCTTCCTGGTCAAGGCCGATCGGCGCCTGACCATTCCACAGTTGGCCGGCCCCCAACACCCCCACGGCGCGCCGCCACCACCGGGCGAGCGCGCAGAGCGCGTGCGCGCCCGAGGCGGCATCCATGCGAGCAATCCGCTGTTCCTCGACGCGACGTACGCGATCCGCGAGGTCATCGAACCTGCACGAGCCGGACTGGGCGACAAGCTCGGCGCGCTCCTGTTCCAATTCCCGCCCTTGGATCCGCGGGACGTAGGCGGGGCCGGCGGATTCGCGGGACGTCTGCGACAGTTCCTGGCGGCGCTGCCGGCGGGGCTACCCTATGCAGTGGAGGTGCGGACCTCCGCACTGCTTACGCCAGCCTACCGCGACGCACTCAGCGCGTATGGCGCGGCCCACGCCTTCAACGTGCACCCCACCATGCCGCCCATTCGCCAGCAACGTCAGTTGATTCCGCTGCCCGCGCAGGGGCCTCTCCTCGTGCGCTGGATGTTGGGACACGGACTCACGTACGAGGACGCACGGGAGCAGTTCGCACCCTTCGACGCCCTCGTGGCCGAGGATGTGACGTCGCGCCGTTGGATCACGACCGCAGCCGTGGAAGCCCTGGAGGAGGAACGTGAGGTGACCGTGATCGTGAACAACAAGGCGGAGGGGTCGTCGCCGCTTTCGGTGTTCAAGCTGGCCCGCATGATCTCGGGCGCTCTCGGCTCATGAAGAGCGTCGCGTGCTTGCTCCTCGGTTGGCTCCTGAGCGGTGCCTCACCGAGTGCTGGGCTGGGTCAGACTCCCGGAGAACCAGACCTCTTCCGGTTCGGGATCACTCTGGGAAGCACCGCGTTCTTGGGCATCAGCATGGAGTATGTCCGGGATCAAAGCGCCGTCGAGCTGACGCTGGGGACGTGGGCGCTACGCGACGTCAGCGTTTCGGTGGTGGGAAAGCAGTACCTGGGCCAGGGCACAGTGCAGGGCTTCGTGGGGCTGGGCCTGTGGAACGTGACCGCCCGCCAGGAGGAGGGCATCGGCAGTGGCCTCATGCTGAGGGCACCGGTGGGTTTCGAGGTCGAGACCTTCCGTAGGTCGGACATCGGTGCGGAGCTCAACGTCAGCCGAGCGCTGTGGATCCACCGGGCCGATCCCGAAGACGATACGCCACCGGCCTCGCGCATCGTCCCCTTGCCGGGGTTCTACCTCAAGTGGGCCAGTGTCCGGGACTGAGACCCACCCCGGGGACGGAGGTCCTGTCTAGCGGCCGCCCTGGACACCGGGTGCCAGCCCTTCCGGGAGCAGCGCAGCCCGCAGGCGCGCACGCAGCTCCGGTAGGAGGGGCTGCAGGCTGTCCACCGCGATCAAGTCCCGTTCCTCCGCCGGATCGTGATCCAGATCGAACAGTTCCTCCACGCCGTCGCCGTTCAGGATGTAGTGGTACGGCCCCACAGCGACCGACTTCATCGGACCGCGGGAAACCGGTCCGCTCTGCTCATCCAGAAAGCTGGGAACGACCTGGGAAAAGGCGATGCTCGTCCCCGGGCTCGGCGCCTCCAGGAGGGATCGTCCCGGGAAGGATGAGGCGGCTCCCGGCTCGATGAGGTCTGCAATGGTGGCGGGCAGGTCGCGCAAGCTCACGGCGGCCTCGATCCGCTCTCCCGCCGGCACTCTCGGAGGGTACGCGATCACCAGCGGCGCGTGCACCAGTTGGCTGTAGAGGCTGTTGGCGTGGATGACGATGTCGCGCTCGTGGAAGTGCTCACCGTGGTCGGCCGTGACGATCACGATCGTGTTTTCGAGACGGCCCCGACTCTCCAGCTCCGCGCACAACTCTCCCAAGGCACGGTCCATCGACATGATGGCACCGTCGTAGAGGTCGACCTCGGTCTGCTCCTCTTCGGACAGCGCTCTCCAGACCGAGGGCTTCACCATGACGGAGTCCCGCGGGGCAGTCCCCCCCCGCCCGACGGCCTCCGTCCGGAATCGAGGTTCGTAGGGCCCATGCGCGTCGAAGTAGTTCAAGAACGCGAAGAAGGGCCTGTCTCCGATCCGGTCCACCCAGCCCAGGAACTCCGTGTTGACGGCTGCTGCGAACTTCCGTCCCGGCCCACGGTCCCCGCCGGGAATGTGCGCACGGATCCGATTGAGGATCCAGCGGGTGGCGATCGCGGAGTAGAGCCAGGTGTCCAGGCGGACGGGATCGTCCAGGTAGGTGGAGAATCCCCGATCGAGGCCGGAGGCAGCACTGGTGTAGAGCAGATTCCCCACGAATCCGCCCGTCGCGTATCCGCGGTCGCGCACGTACTCCGCCACGGTGAGATGCTCGTCATCCAAAGGCCGTGCCCATCCGCCCGACTGCGCCCAGGGGTACTGTCCCGTGAGCATGCTCGCGTGCGAGGGAAGGGTCCAGGGAGCCGTACTGAAGGCACGGTCGAAGACGGCGCCGCGTCGACCCAACGCCTCCAGAGTCGGCGTGGTCGGACGAGTGTATCCGTAGAGGCTCAGGTTCTCGCGTCGCACGGTGTCGAGCACCACCAGCAGGACGCTGGGAGCCCCCCGGGCGGGCACGGGCCCGCCCGAGAGCGAGCGCTGCGCACGGAATCGGTACACGGGCTGCTGCCAAAGAAAGGCGCCCAGCACGAGCAGAGCCAGCATGGGCGCCGTAATCCGCACCAGTCGCAGCATTCGGTTCGGATGATCTTGGGCCGACCTCCCCAGGTGGACGCCCAGGCCGAGCGCGAGGATCCACAGCATCCGATCGTCGATCCCCAGGCGCATGACCCGCACGGCTCCGTACGCACCAACCGCCACCAGGATCACCACCAGCGCCCGCAGGGAGAGACCGCCGCGGCGCCCGCGCGCGACGAGGTAGAGGACCAACCCCGAGGCGATGAACAACACGGCAGCGGCGGTCGGCGTCATCCACCAGTAGTCTGGATTGGACCAATACTCGAAGATCCCCTCACCCCGCCGCGTGAGCGCCCTGCCTCCCGACTCCAATAGACCGAACCCCAGACCGGCCCAGGCACTCACCATGAGAGTCGCGGGCAGCCCCAGAGTGGGTCCGCTCTGCAGGACCCTTGCACGCAGGGAGTCGAGGGGAGCACGGAAGCGATAGGCCAGCGCCGCAAGCACGAGGCCCGCCACCAGCGCTGCGGTGGCCGCCAGCGCCGCTTTCCGCCACAGACCGAGGTACACGCGGACCCCGTTCTCGGCCTGTCCCGTGATCAGGGCGTTGAGGGCGGGGAGGCTCTCGCCCCGGTAGGCGGAGCGGATGAGGTTGGGTACGACAACGAACGCGAACCCGGACCAGCCGATGCTCAGCACCACGAGTGCGGTCACCCACACCCGTCGTGCGGTCCGGACGTCCGTCATCCGCCCCGGATCCAGCCCAGAATGCGTCCGCGCGGTCCACTCGCGTCCGGATCCCAGATCTTCACCTGCAACGCGTCATGGTCCAACGGGATGCGTGCATACGCCCACCCTCCGGCATCACTGACGCTGGCGGCCACCGGTTCGGCCTCCATCCAATCCCCGGCCTCGGTGCCCAGGTAGATGGGTCCCGTCACTGGAGCCATGCGCCAGCGCTCGTTCAGGATCAAGGTGTCGCCCTCGATGCGGATGTCCCGCAATGGACCCGGATCCCGCGGAGCGATGCCGCGGACGACCAGGTCGAGCGGGGCCTGGGCACCCGTCACGGAGAACTCGAACGACCTGGGTGCCAGCGCCCGCCAGCGCGTCGTGTACCAGGGCGTGTGGGAGACCCAGCCCAGCTTTCGGCCCTGGTCCTCGATGGGCTGTTCGTTGATCGACTCCAGCGGGATGTCGTTGCTCGTGGCGATGACCGTGTCGGCGAGGGCATCGCGCACCCAGAGATTGAGTCCGAACGTGCCAGCTGCAGGATACCCGCTTCCTCCCGGGCCGTACCACGCGCCATCCAGGCCCTCGCCCGCGCTGAACCCGACCGATTCGTTTCGCTGCCAGCGATCCAGCGGGCGCTCGGCCATGCCCGCGCGGAGGCTGTGATGGTAGGCACCCCATTCGTCGATGAAGCCGGTGGCCTGACGGTACTGGCTCACGCTGTTGGCTGCGTTGGTCACCAGGACCACCGCTGCGACGGCCAGCAGGGGGCGCCTCCAGGGGCTGCGCAGCGCAAGGGCGGCCAAGACCACCAACAGCGGCAGGAAGTGGGCGGAATAGAGGAAGGTCTCGTCCCCGAAAACAGAGTGAAGGACGACCTGTGAGCCGATGGCCAATACCAGGAAGGCTCCAAGCCTCCTGTGCTCGGGAGCGCGCAACGCGGTATAGAGTCCCACCGCGAGCAACACGAACCAACCTGCCGTAGCCACGCCCCCCAGGAGACCGGAGGAGCCCAGTCCGGAGCGTTGTGTCAACAGCAGCGGCCACTCCCCGATGTTGGGTACGTCCACCACCGCGATGGCGGGGAACACCATCGTGTGGCCGAACATGCTTCGGATCACCCCCCAAAGACCCATCCCATCCGCAGGAAACACCGCCGCCTCTTCGAGTCGGCGGCGGGCCAGAAACCAGTTCGTATCCGGGAAGATCCAGTCCTGCACGGACCAGAGGATCACGACCACGGCGAAGGCGTTGACGGCGATGCGACCGACGCGTCTCCAGCCGTGGCGCGCGAAGGAGGCCAGCATGCCGATCGCCCAGTTGGTTTTGGTCGTGGCAAGCATGGCCGCGCTGGCCAAGACGTCCCACCCCCCCTGCGGGACGCGCTTCACACCAGCCGCGACGGTGAACACGCCGAGCGCGATCGCAACCGACCCGAACGGGAACGTCTCCGGCACGGTGAACCAACAGACGGCGCTGGCGCTGGTGAGCGCGACCCCGGTGAAGGTCAGCGCCTCCAGCCGGCCAAGGCCGATGCAGCGCAGGCTCAGGAAGACGAGCCCCCCGAGCGCTCCACCCAACGCTGCAATGACCAGCCGTACGGCAACGACAGCGTCCAGTCCGGCGGCGTGCATCAGCGCGAAGGTAGGCGTGTAGCCGATCAGGGAGAACGCGGGGTGATGCGAGGTGCGCCCGTGATTCGACCAGCGTTGCGTCATGTTCTCGAAGACGCGCGCGACATCGGCCTGAAACCACGCGTCCAAGGTGGGACGACCGAGCATCCGGGGATCGAACCAGGAGCTCAGCAGCAGGAACCACCCGAACCCGAGCGCTGCCACGAGCAAAGCCAGCGGAAGGTCGGGAAGCGCGCCCACGCGGCCGGCGGGCGAGCTGCGACGCGGCGCGTCCCTGCGCACCGGTTCCGGCGGAGCGAGGACAGCCTCGGACATAGATACCCCCCACACGGTCCCCCGCTCGACGACGCGCGGGGGCGGAAACCGGTGGCGACCCCGCCGGGGGGCATGCGGACGACGTTCCGCGTGTTCAAGGCCGCTATTTGACGAGTTTCTGAGCTTAGCGGTCCGAAGTTGAAGCGGCAAGGGGGTTTGACGCGCCTGGGGACCGCGCCCTTCCGGCGCCAGCAGCCCCTGAGGGGGGAGAGGCAGGGCCCGACGGGGGCCGCTCCTGGCGCGGATGGAGTGGTTCTGGTTGGCCGGCGAGCCGCCCTCTACCTTCACGGTGTCCATCACCCTGGAGGGAACGATGCTCCGCCGCCTCTCGTTTCACGCCCTCGCCTCGGCCCTGGTCTGCGTGGGGATGTGGGTCCGGCCCACGACGGACCTGCAAGGGCAGGACGCGTCCCAGAACACGCTGAAGTTGGAGACCTACCTCGATTGGGAGTGGGTCTCCGACCCCCAGATCTCTCCCGACGGCCGGCAGATCCTCTACACGCGGTCCTACGTCGATCAGATGCGGGACCGGCGTGCCTCGTCCGTCTGGATCATGAACGCCGACGG
Coding sequences within it:
- a CDS encoding sulfatase-like hydrolase/transferase, producing MTDVRTARRVWVTALVVLSIGWSGFAFVVVPNLIRSAYRGESLPALNALITGQAENGVRVYLGLWRKAALAATAALVAGLVLAALAYRFRAPLDSLRARVLQSGPTLGLPATLMVSAWAGLGFGLLESGGRALTRRGEGIFEYWSNPDYWWMTPTAAAVLFIASGLVLYLVARGRRGGLSLRALVVILVAVGAYGAVRVMRLGIDDRMLWILALGLGVHLGRSAQDHPNRMLRLVRITAPMLALLVLGAFLWQQPVYRFRAQRSLSGGPVPARGAPSVLLVVLDTVRRENLSLYGYTRPTTPTLEALGRRGAVFDRAFSTAPWTLPSHASMLTGQYPWAQSGGWARPLDDEHLTVAEYVRDRGYATGGFVGNLLYTSAASGLDRGFSTYLDDPVRLDTWLYSAIATRWILNRIRAHIPGGDRGPGRKFAAAVNTEFLGWVDRIGDRPFFAFLNYFDAHGPYEPRFRTEAVGRGGTAPRDSVMVKPSVWRALSEEEQTEVDLYDGAIMSMDRALGELCAELESRGRLENTIVIVTADHGEHFHERDIVIHANSLYSQLVHAPLVIAYPPRVPAGERIEAAVSLRDLPATIADLIEPGAASSFPGRSLLEAPSPGTSIAFSQVVPSFLDEQSGPVSRGPMKSVAVGPYHYILNGDGVEELFDLDHDPAEERDLIAVDSLQPLLPELRARLRAALLPEGLAPGVQGGR
- a CDS encoding DUF72 domain-containing protein, which gives rise to MSRNQTDLFSGENAALEPSAVGSAPVEPLLRELAATLPPGLRMGTSSWSFPGWAGIVYAERAPEALLARKGLEPYARHPLLRAVGIDRTYYEPIPAVTFREYGDAVPSGFRFLVKADRRLTIPQLAGPQHPHGAPPPPGERAERVRARGGIHASNPLFLDATYAIREVIEPARAGLGDKLGALLFQFPPLDPRDVGGAGGFAGRLRQFLAALPAGLPYAVEVRTSALLTPAYRDALSAYGAAHAFNVHPTMPPIRQQRQLIPLPAQGPLLVRWMLGHGLTYEDAREQFAPFDALVAEDVTSRRWITTAAVEALEEEREVTVIVNNKAEGSSPLSVFKLARMISGALGS
- a CDS encoding DUF5916 domain-containing protein; translation: MGGGRVRAGLGLLMLVLGLPAGAQGQNGGAGGAPATPAPVVRAMRVPEAPTVDGVLDEPFWQRIEPITDFRQREPVDGAPATERSEVRVAFTEDALYFGLLLRDGEPSRIRRSILHREGRIDQDDRVIIALDSYLDRRNAYIFELNPFGTQGDALISDESMTLSDWDWEGVYRSEGRVTDEGWVLEVEVPFTTLRFSEDETPEMGIAFYRSIRRKNEEVTWPHIGQQYRSGIFQVSRYATLVGLESLQRARHVEVKPYAIGGRQSLAGTQTETLSDAGVDVKYGITSSLTLDLTLNPDFAQVEADNVQINLTRFSLFFPEKREFFLERQGLFQFGDARETEAFFSRRIGLPNDIRGGGRVTGQIGRLSIGALALGTADATDASGAPLPGGVNSVVRLRADVLPRTTVGGIFTTLESDAGYNRLGGGDLQMRFAGSSSFDGWFARVWHGQGSPSSAGSAQLDLRSATASAGAGFTSVDSDYDPALGFVRRRDMRRVDGSAAWFPRFESSRWARRMTMAVTGEYITGQDGDEQSTSLLSHNMLTFQSGDWLMLNVRRRTEILESAASIQGRQLEVGDYSFTSADVSFRTNESRNWSGTGGFTFGQFWSGTRQELTGGVTWKTGPHLTVGVSATRNQIDLPVEDGEFSTTVLGVNLLGALSRSLFANALIQYDDVSDVLQANVRIDWIHTPGSDLFVVFDTGYRTGDALDPRESRWARRTGVVKLTYLKAF